GTTGTGGAGACGAGGGAAATATCAGAGAACCTTTATATTGACTTAGATGGAAAGGGTAATCTTGTAAGCATGACCATTGAACATGCAAAAGAACAGGCCAATATTTCTGAAGTGTCGTTTTTACAAATGGAAAAGAACGGTACCTAACAAGCCATTCCAGCGGATGGCCGATACTGTGTGACTCTCGAACCAATCAAAAGGCGTTCTGGATCTGATTTGATTTAGTGCTTCGAGGATGGGATACTGATCTAGACCTATTATGGCCGGACCCTCCCACCACCCAGAGGCGATGTCGGTAACACTCCGAGAACAAATATAATGGCCCATCGTTGAAGAGCCGCAGTGTTCCAAAAAATCTATGGCTATATGAGCGTTAGGCCCTCCGGGAGGTCATGACCTCACGGAGGTATACTATTAATTAATGCATTCCCATGTGTGACCCCGTGCTAATAGCCGCAATACTTGAAGAACTAGGATACCTTGACAAAAATAAGGAAAAGGACAAGAAAGAGGAAGCTGATGATGAGGGAAGTAGCAAAGACCGTTCAGAAAACAGCGGGGAAGTAGAAGAAAAAGAAAAATAACTCATTTATTCATGCCTGATAATCATCTAGCCAGCCCCTCGAATAACCCACCATTGGTGGGTTATTCTTAATGAATCTTAGTCAACAAGGAGGGGCTGTAATGATGCTATATTGTGCAATAGATTTAC
The DNA window shown above is from Thermodesulfobacteriota bacterium and carries:
- a CDS encoding DUF2283 domain-containing protein; the encoded protein is MKIRYFADTDTALIEFSNEPVVETREISENLYIDLDGKGNLVSMTIEHAKEQANISEVSFLQMEKNGT